The following nucleotide sequence is from Triticum dicoccoides isolate Atlit2015 ecotype Zavitan chromosome 7B, WEW_v2.0, whole genome shotgun sequence.
TTGGTTTctggagtctcaactacaagctgaaagacatcgatcagttgtgctgcgacaagaagtggaaggactgcggaagtccctcgagcattcagatgcatactttctagtgcaacaacaagcgttggaggattttagcgccaaacaggacaaagctaatcagcttgctaagcttattgccagcatggtggatacccaggataacgtttcttgaggtcttctgaagttgtttcagttatgctcttgttttgctgccgcgtttatttgcactggtggccaattttgacggccagtgtatataatatgctgctttgttccctatatttgcactggtggcgaactttgatgcccagtggatgtaatatgtgtaatagtggtaataggctagcattaattgcttgcttatttatttccttattgtcttgtttagttgtttgcttgtagtcactgcagttctttttctgtgtttttctagtggccacaatagcctatttttggtaactaggccaaaataatcatggcaacacacggactgttgtaaccatgggcctcctgcaggccgtatgatccatgggccttcttccggccgtaggatccattggccttctatacgggccgtaggatccattggccttctatacgggccttagggtccatggaccttctacgggccgtagggtccatgggactTCTACCGGCCGTAtgacccatgggccttctacgggccgtagatccatgggcctcatacgggccgtagatccatgggccttctacggggcgtatcatcatttcgccaatcatgggccatacaattcgtggaccataacgggccattaatagaccgtatttgataactctatgaaaacagcccaacgttttctttacatgaaaacggcccagcgTATTAACGGcctgcaaacgggccgactgtaacgacgggctgaatttggcccacaagcagaaaatgacagtaacgggccgtatgtaacccaatgctgcaaatgagcccaagaatcaatggtccctgagaaggccgaaagataacttgggctggaaacgacccaatagaataacgggccgttaatgggtataaagtgatacactgttcattacgggccagtttcaccacgggccgttaatgggccaagagttacaaagggcctcatatgggccgaaagaagtcatgagccacacatgggccggaagttaaaacgggctggaatcatattggacggcccagatgacgctactgggcctaattcggatagggcataacgggccctgggttagtgggttgtaaatgggctatatgcgaataggccgttaacaggctttcagtgggccggcctgccaccttttgaccaagtcaaacgggccggccttttcacatgaatgggcctctgttgggccatgccacgtgttgccgtatcataggcgccttcggtccaatgagcggatgacatctgtcccaatggtgagccgacacgtgtttcctccagccaatgatgattttacacgtggaaaatccccattggtcggggctgttaacgggttatcggatccaaaacccgacccgatagcttaacggcgttccgttacggtggatgccacgtgtcggtcacccttgacgaaagcacttctgtgacgcgcgatttatcgtcatggaagtggacacttccatgatgataattttggtaatgtcatggaacacttctacgacagcacaggtatgactatcttgattctgtcataaatttttcatgaatgtacatgcatgacaaaaaacgcgacctactgtgacaaacacgtatcatcacggaagcgtattttttttgtagtgggggggCGCTCCCCACCACTTCCCCGTTGCCTCCTATCTCCACtagagcccattaaggcccattgactccccggggggttccggtaacctcccggtactccgaaaaatatccgatacacttcggaacccttctggtgttcgaatataaccttccaatatatcaatctttatgtctgaaccatttcgggactcctcatcatgtctgtgatctcatccgggactccgaacaaccttcggtcatcaaatcatataaactcataatacaaatcgtcatcgagcgttaagcgtgcggaccctacgggttcgagaactatgtagacatgaccgaaacacgtcttcggtcaataaccaatagcggaaagtggatgctcatattggttcctacatattctatgaagatctttattagtcaaacaacataacaacatacgttgttccctttgtcatcggtatgttacttgcccgagattcgatcgtcggtatcatcatacctagttcaatctcgttaccggcaagtctctttactcgttccgtaatacttcatcccgcaactaactcattagttacaatgcttgcaaggcttatagtgatgagtattaccgagagggcccagagatacctctccaaaacacggagtgacaaatcctaatctcgatatataccaacccaacaaaaaccttcggagacacctgtagagcacctttataatcacccttttacgttgtgacgtttggtagcacacaaagtgttccttcggtattcgggagttgcataatctcatagtctgaggaacttgtataagtcatgaagaaagcagtagcaatgaaactgacacgatcataatgctaaactaacggatgggtcatgtccatcacatcattctcctaatgatgtgatcccgttcatcaaatgacaacacatgtctatggttaggaaacataaccatctttgattaacgtgctagtcaagtagaggcatactagggactatatgttttgtctatgtattcacacatgtactaagtttccggttaatgcaattctagcatgaataataaacatttatcatgaattaaggaaataaataataaatttattattgcctctagggcatatttccttcaatcgctACATCCAGGTAATCCGTCCCCTCCCTCCTTCACCCTCCTACTCACGCTCTACCTGAATCGCGATGTAGGAATTCGTTGTCTGATCCGGGTGGATTTGCTTAGATCTGGAGCTGGAGGAGCCCATCGCGGATGAAGGTCATCCATGTCGCCATCACAAAGGGAAGGTAAATCACTGCTCTAGATAAGAACAAGTCCAATTAGAACACCAGATGCTGTGCAACTCCCTACTAGTAGATACCAACCACATGTATCTACGAATTTACTACTAAATCCAATTACAGTACTACCAAATGTTGTGTGATTCCTGCCATTCTATGATAGATAAAGGAAGTACTTCATCGGTAATGAGACATGCTAATTTGGTGCTAAAATTTATAAGCAACTAAATTGTGCAAAATTAAGTTTCACATTCAAATCGATGTTGTGGATGTATGTCATGTGTGCACCATGGACAGAAATTCCAGAGCCAACTGAAAGAAATTCTACTCTTTACTGCAGAACAATATACAACAAGACTTTGTTGGTTGCCTGCTAATTGTGTGCAAACTGACTATGAATAGCTTATCAAGCACTGCCTGGCTGGCTCGCATAGCTCTGCTGTCATCGTTGTGCTGTCAGTGCTCTTTCCTCTCTATCTATCTACGATAGTAGGATTCACACACCAAGCCAAGAACCTGAATCTTTTATTAGGATGCTAGTAAATCGGGTTGTACTCTTTCCAATTGCCAGTTGGATAGAACCTGCAATTAAGTGCACATGCATATATGGATTCTAGTTCAATTCGTATGTATGTTTGTATGTGCATGCTTACGACTTTGACTAAAACTAGTTAATTCATTGTTCTACCTTGAAGGTGACCAGTCCCTAGTTGCGCGCTTTGGTTGGTCCTGCTAATTTCAGTTCCTATGATTTTTaatctttgttttctgttttccccAGCTACCAAGACTCTGAGTTTGTGGTGATGGCAGCTGACACGGAGCCGAtcgaaatcttcccccaccccttgTTGCTCCTTGATGATAACAAGGTAGAAATTCCCTCTGtatgctgcatcatatatagtactGATAATTAGTTTGTATGTCATTGCTTGAGTGATATGGTTAGGCCGACGACTATCAAGCTGATAATTATGTATGATGTGTTAAAGATTAACAGAATATATGCTATGACTTGGTTGCTGACTAACTAGTATCTTGCTCATCTGTAACGTGTCTGTTGTATGCTTGCCTTTCTCTGgcctgctatttttatttattaaaTGAAAGGACATTCTGCTTGGCAGTGGGCGGTTTTGCtcaaaaataagtaaataaattgtaTGTGCATGCTGAAATGTTAGATGTCTGTTGGTTGATGTATATGGGCAAGATGAATTGAATCCTGCTGTGTACTTGTCAATTCTAGCTTATATTGGTGTTTTGTGATCCTAAAAAATTATTGAATTCTGCCGTGTACTTGTCAatctgacggtgtattcatattgtgtctctgttttcttgtatgaacgagttatctcattttaactagctgAAGAACAAAAAACATGGTATTGGCTCAATTTGTGTTATCATTCTAAATAAGTTTCCTTTTTTTGAATGGTCTGTTCATAATATATTGGCCCCATTTTTTCTGATTCTTCTCTGCTGATTCATGCAATAGGGCGACCGAGGAAGGCATGTTGCCGTTTTGTTTGTTCCCAGCCCTGATTATGATCGTCCAGCGAGTCCAGCATGTTGTTCATTTGACTATGGTCCTCCAAAGAGTCTGGCATGTTGTCATTTTCTTGTAAAGCACTATTGTattacacttgtagagcttgtaaagtactATTTTACACATGGTCATATGTATTTGCACGAATAGACGAATAGAGCTTGTTACTGTGATTGACATTGTATTACATGATTTGGTTGCTCTTATTTGAAGTATCATGTGTGATTTTTGTCTGCTggttgaaatatgaagaatatgagccTGATAGATGGGACCCACTTACCAGAACATGACAAATGGGACCCAGTTATCAAAACCTGGCAACCGGGACCCATCTAAGTAGTGGACCCatttaataaaaaaaatgaaaTTGTTTAGACAAAAAGGCCACGATCCAACAATAAAAAAGGCTGCAAATGTTGGGCTTGTCCCATGAAGCCGATCAAAAATTGccagaaaaaatataaaaaggttgaattgttgggcttggcccaagtAAAACGTCGAACTGGACCAGGCTGATTCTAATTAACAaccttttcatttggtcgcaattttgcaacgtcagcttgccacgttggatccgacgtggcctgggcggaCAACCAACGACCAAAACAAATGTTCGTTGATTCAACGACCTTATCACAGAGAAGGTCATTAATTTTCATTAAAGACGGTCAGCTTTTTACCATCTGTTTTTGGTCATAAAAAGGTcgcaatgaaaaacaatgaccattcagtgaccaatagtgacggtcgcaagttgacatatttcttgtagtgtactaCCGAACCAAGTACTGGTCCAACTACCGCCAGAGGAGTGATTCCCTTTGGTTTGGCAGCGGTGCTCGGGCGGTGGCCTAGTAGTTGTTCCAGTTATTTTCATAATAACTGGTACAACCGGGCAACCGAGCAGTTCTACCACTTTGTTCGCCCTGGCCACCCATGTCATTGGGACGCAGCTACTAGTTTGCTGcctggagcggttgtaccactcTAGTGTTTTCTATACTATAACAATTGAATTTGTGGGGGCCTATTTAAGGGGGTTTTCTTACCCAATGGTCCTCACATTTTTGGAGCATGCCTTCTCCTCCATTGTTGACCTCCAAAAGCTTTGCCTTCTTTCCATTCCTCCCATGAATCTTGCATCTttttgagggagaagagagaggagacctagatctacatttCAACCAATCCatatctcctctaagtgaggggaaccttgtggatctagatcttggagttctttgtggtcTCCTcctttgttcttcctctcatattcCTACATAGCATTACTTGCTGTTGTGGAATATGGGAGAGAATGATTTGAGCACTTTGTGTGTTCTTGCCATTGCATTTCTTGCATATGTTTGAGTTCTCCACGAGAATTCGTGGGAGTGAAAGTTGAgaatcttattactcttgggttcttGGTAACCTAGAGCTTATtaatcttgggtgcttgggcgcctagAGGTTGGTGTTGTGGCGAATCTcagtcattgtggtgtaaagcttcagGAGCCTCCAATTAGTTGTGGAGATTGCTCTAGGCAATTTGTATGGGTTTAGTGATCGCCCTCAAGGGTATCCAATTGTACggattcggtgaccgccctcaagggtcccttagtggagtaACGAcaccttgcattgtgtgagggcgtgaggagaatatagtGAGCCATTGTGGCGCTTGTGatcattgtgcctccacatcgcttTGTCGGAGATTAGCATcctcaagggtgtgaacttcaggatacatcctcgtctccgtgtgcctcggttatctcttacctgagccctttacttatgcacttactTTGTGATAGCATTCGTGCTTTAAGTTATATATCTTgatatcacatagttgtttatcttgtttaccataagttgttggtgcacatagttgAGCTAAGTTttatttaggttttgtgcttgataaATTAAATGCCGGTTTTATTCCGTATccgttcaagcctaaatcgtaattgtTTTAAAATGGCAATTCACCCCCTCTTGGCGACATCCTCGTCCTTTTAGTAATGCAGTAATCATGACCGAGTAGCTTCCATCACTTAATCTTTCTAGGAGGCACCATTTAAAAGAAGTAACTTACGTAAGTAGATAACAATAGACACCAATAAGTATATAGTTAAGTAAGAGAAATAAATGAAATCTATAAATATTTCTTTATTAAATCATATCTAAACACTTGCTTAATCACTATATATGATGGAAGCACCATGCATATCAGCCATCTCGGGAGTCTTTTTAGGGAGTCCAAGTTCCTGCTCCAAATGGGTTTCATCGACTTTAAAGTTATATTTGACCGCTGTGAATGTAACAAACCTGTCCATGTTGGCTTGTCATGGTTCTAGGTGTGAATTAGGATGTGGCCGCATATGGCTCACTGACCTACCGCCTGATGCATTATGTGTTGTGGCCGACGATTTAGTAGCCACTAGTTGATGATATGTTTGGTGTTCCTGTCCAAAAAAAAATAGTGCAAGGACAAAAAATATCTAGATGGGAAAAACGACGAGGATGTAAAGAATGATTGAATATTTATTTCTTCCTTGGTCCAAAGCGCCAGTTTTTTGGCATTGGTGATTGAGGACCGAATTTCTTCCTAGCACCTCCAACTCATTATGTGGACTAGCGACAACTCTCGCAACTTCATCTGCGCCTCCAACTCATTCGACTCAACTACGTGCCTATATTTCCAAATATGTCCTTCCATGTCTCCTTCTATTAATATACTAATTAAAGACTGCCGATAAAATTTCATGTTAATTGGAGAAATATGAATTATTTGAACGATCAATTCAAGTTAGAATAGCATAGTTGAACTTCAGGGGAATTGGCTCAACTCACATGGTAAAAAGAATGAAAGAAAAACAATATCCAATGTTTCTTTATGAAAAGACCCATTCCTATAAATGCCCATAACTCCATGTACCAGTTGCTTCTTTTGTCCATCTCGTCCGTTAAGTATATATTCTCCCATGTGTGCGTCCCAACCCTTGGTCTTGAGAGCAAGAAGAACACGAACCACACTTTCATGTTGGTGTTTACATCTTGTTCATAACATATATATTCTAGGCTTTTAGTGAATTCAAGATTCAAATCGAGTATACAACCATATTATGAAGAGTGGCACAAGCAAAGTACATTGGTCCGAACTCCATGGACAAATCCTAAGCCAAAGGCCTCGAAAATCCACTCCCTAGCCATTCCTTTGTATGAGTTTATCTAAGCTCCGATACTTCCACAGATTATCCTCTAGTACTAATGAGACACATGGGGTTATTAATAGTCACAGAACAAACCTAGTTTCAACAGTTCGGATCCGTTTTTTTGTTCCGGGATAACCGAGCCATTTCACTTTGAAACATACATAGATAATTAGATATTTCATTGATTCAAAAGTGTCACTAGAAGTTCGCTTGCTAAACTGAGGCCATTTTTCAAGACAAGTTTTAGGTGGAGTCACTCTCGGAACTCCCATTGAACATTGACCAAGTACTTCTTCCTGTGGCAACAAAAAATTGTGTTTTTGTTACAGATGGCAACGTCGTCCCTGTGGGTCTCCCATTTTGTTCCTGGCGGCAGCCACAGGGTGATAGAAGTGAAATTTCTGGGATCATGTTTATAGTTTCGTGATTTAATAAAAACAATATTTAGGGAAAAAATGATGAAACAGTGTATGGCCCACTTTACACGTTTTGGAACTGCAAGGCCCATTGAATTCCTATGGTGCAGATCGATGCGAATGCGACGCTCAGACACGTTTAGCACAGAGGCCGCAAGAAAACGgaagcagcagcagctgcagcgcGACCACGAATGGCGTCGACCTCGAGCTTGGATTTGGGAAAGACCGTGCCGCCGGCTGGCTTCCTTCTCCACCGCCGCGTCGCCGTCCTCAGCGCCCCTGTTCTCTGGGGGAGGAGCGCGAGCGGGCGGTGCGGCCTCGCCATCTCCGTCTCGTCCTCCAGTGGTAGGTCTGCCTTTACCTGTTCCCCCTTCTTGTATTTCTCTATGGAATTGTTTGAGATCTTAGAGTTCAGTTCAACCATAGTAAGATGAGGTTGGAACCTGCGAGGAGCTGAATCTTAGTATCACCGCTCTTACCGATTTCATCGTCCATTCTGAAGCCATAGCGGTTCTAATCCGATAAGATTTAATTCCAACTTCTTCGCTAATTATCCTTAGCTGGCAAAATTAGAGATCCAATTGGACGTTGTTGAGATCAATCATGGTGTTGAATATACATGACAGCATAGTTTCCTTACGCAATACTCAGTTGCAAACTTGTAATTTCAGAAGTCTATTTCTGATGTTTAAGTTCAGACTGCGCGCTTGAACATACACTGAAGTAACAATGCTCATATTTAACGGTGTAGGTGCAGCTGGGCTCTCCCCACTGAGTGACTCGGAGAAGAAAGGCCCTGTGGTGATGGAGATCCCGCTGGAAGATATCCGGAGGCTGGTAATGCGAACACGTGCTACTGATTCTGACAAGGTGCAGGAACTCATGGACAACATCCGTGTCATCGGCCTCCAAGTACCTTTGGGCATCCTTTCCTTTAACAttaatttttccaaaaaaaaaattttAGCTTATAAGATAAATTATGTCAGAACTGGAATTTTCTTATGTGGAATGAGTACATACAAATAAAGTTATACAGTAGCTAATACATGGCCGACCACTGCTACTGAATTCAGTGATCTCCACACAATTGTCTGAGGACGTTTGTGCTATGGTTGATTGAGATTCACTTGATTGAGTATGCACGTCAATATTCAAGTTGGGTTGTTCACATGCATGTTCTGCGTACAGCGTCACAAAGTACATATGCATTTTTTGTTCACGAGATCCGGCACTGTTATGTCTAGAATAAGTTTTCCCAAGCTCATTTTGACATGTGAAGTCTATTCACCTGCGCTCCTCTGAATCAGTCTTAGCTCAAAGGAAGTGTGCCCTTTATGCCTGGATCAGGAGCTTTATAATTTCAACAGAGGCCTTATTATGTCTAAGATTGGATCTAATCTAGGTCTAAACTAGGGCTTCACTTCTGTTGTCTTGGCCATCGAAGTAGAAGGTGCCCCTTCTGGTTCCGGCACACGGGTATTTATACCCGGTCTTGAGTCGGTTGGATGCGTTCCTTTCCTGGTCTCCTGGTTGCGAACGCCTTGAGCCTCCCAATCTTGATATCTGAATGGTGGACGTGCCGGCCTCTTTCCCGTGTGACTGGTGAACTCCCTTTCACCTGAGGCCCTGGCATTAAGGAAGGAGGCACCGTTATAGATGTTCTCTTCAGCATAAAAGTTTTCCCCTTATAGAGGTAAGATGAAGGGTTTGAGCGACTGTGAAGAGGGCCTGGCATGATGCCGTATGGAGAATTCCAACTTCCCGCCGGCATGGACCAGGGCCGGTGAGTTGAGATTCCACCCATTAACGACCAACATCACAATGATGAGATCAAAGCAATGCATTAATCAAGCTCGAGTAGCTCCCATCTCTAGCTCAACCTCTCTAGGAGGCACTTTTTAAAAGAAGTAACTCAAATTAGTAGATAATGGTAGACAACAATAAGTCTATATTTCAGTAAGAAAAAGAATACTAAACCTGTAAATCTGTATCTATTAATTCATATCGGAACACTTGCTGAAGCATACATGACAGAAGCAACATGCTCGCATAAAAACAACGCAAAGACAAAAAAAAGACCTAATTGGGGAAAACGACAAGGACGTAACAAATGATTGAGTGTGTCTTTCTTCCTTAGCCCAAAGCACCTGTTTTTGTGGAATTGCTGATTGATGACTTAATTCCTTCTATGGCACCTCCACCTCATTATCTTGGACTAGCGGCATCTCCCACTTTGCCATCTCAGCCTCCTACTCATTCTTCTCAACTGTCCGTACTTCCAAATATGTCCTTCCATGTCTCCATCTATTAGTATACTGATTACTGACTCCCCATAAATCCTCATGTTAATGGGAGAAAATACGAGAAATATGAGACAATGGTCCAATCTACAATGGCGCAAATGAAGTTCAGGGGGACTGGATCAACTCCTGTAgccaaaaggaaagaaaaacactATCCAATGTTTCTCTATGAAATAACCCATTCCAATAAATGTTTATCTACTAATTTCTTCTTTTGGCCGTCTCTGCCATTTCATATAGGTCTCTAGAGCCTACGTCCCAACCTAGGACTCTACAGCAAGAAGAACGTAACATGAAAATACCTCAATAAATGCCAATCGTGCCCCTGATCTCTTCATCCTCCATTCTTAGAGAAACAAACTTAATATTGTGGAGAGTGTTGGGATTTAAAATGATGGTGAGGGTAAGGTTTTTATAACTGATTGGTTTCTCAGTTTGACTCCCTAGTGACAAACTGTGAACTATAGTGACGGTGAAATATGAAATCCTTAATTTTAATTTATATCAAATATATAGACTCTAACATCATATCTATATATAGGCATTACATTGCCGCAACATAGCAACCCCACACAATATTAATTACTAGTGGCTCTTGGACGAAAAACGGGAAGAGCCAACATGCATGCTTTAGATAAACTAGTGTTAGTATAGTGGGATCTGACTATCATGTAGAAGGTCTGATTTTCAAGTAATTCAGCAACTGAATCTTATTTGATTTAGTCAACCAATATTTAAATTTTTGCTAAGATTCTTGTGCTTTTCATGGGTTGATTGCAATCTTGTAATGTAGGCAAATTATGATACAACAGTCAGGACCACGTATGGAGATAACATGTGCGCTTTCGTATGGTAATTCAACAACAATATATAGTCTTACAAAATAAGGAAGATGACAAACACTTCTTTTTAGCATGACAAACACTATTAAGATGATGAGACTCTCGAAGgtgaaatattatatatatatatatatatatatatatatatatatatatatatatatatatagaaacagAACTATTTATTCACAACACACATGCCGGCCATAATGTCTTGTTGCCATCTTTAGGAGGACAGTCCGTTTATTCATGGGACACATGCCTGGCTAGCATTCCAAACATGGCCCAAGCCTACGATCTACTACATCTTGTTCATACATTGCCAAGATAAAAATAAGCTGACCCTTGTTGGCCATCAGGCACATAGTTTCCTACCCCGTCCATTACAGCTGCAGTAGAACCCATCATCTGCTGCTCACTCCACATTGGCTGCTGACCCACTTGTTGATTATATATGGAAGGGGAGCACTGAGCTAGGTTGTTCATGACTGCGAACGAGCTCGTCG
It contains:
- the LOC119341227 gene encoding uncharacterized protein LOC119341227; the protein is MASTSSLDLGKTVPPAGFLLHRRVAVLSAPVLWGRSASGRCGLAISVSSSSGAAGLSPLSDSEKKGPVVMEIPLEDIRRLVMRTRATDSDKVQELMDNIRVIGLQVPLGILSFNINFSKKKILAYKINYVRTGIFLCGMSTYK